In one Gracilinanus agilis isolate LMUSP501 chromosome 6, AgileGrace, whole genome shotgun sequence genomic region, the following are encoded:
- the TMEM216 gene encoding transmembrane protein 216 isoform X4, protein MGLRTRGSPLGPRLAHRPEAGSAGWGWVPAAWPPTALGPPPAGRRLSSVSLEILFFLNGWYSATYFLLELFTFLYKANLILDLVMLFLYLGIEITRIFFGTKGNLCQRMMPLGISLALTFPSAMMASYYLLLQTYVLRLEAVMGTILLLFCALEVILEVLTLSTFSSMDSF, encoded by the exons ATGGGGCTCCGCACTCGGGGATCCCCGCTCGGGCCTCGGTTGGCCCATAGGCCTGAGGCGGGGAgcgcggggtgggggtgggttcCCGCGGCCTGGCCGCCCACCGCCCTGGGGCCTCCCCCTGCAGGCCGCCGGCTGTCGTCCGTCTCTCTGGAGATCCTCTTCTTTCTCAATGGCTGGTACAGCGCCACCTACTTCCTGCTGGAGCTTTTCACGTTCTTGTACAAAG CCAACCTCATTCTTGACCTGGTGATGCTGTTCCTGTACCTTGGAATCGAAATCACCCGCATTTTCTTCG GTACAAAAGGAAACCTCTGTCAAAGGATGATGCCCCTTGGGATCAGCTTGGCCTTGACCTTCCCGTCAGCCATgatggcttcctattacctcctgCTGCAGACTTATGTGCTTCGCCTTGAAGCTGTGATGGGCACCATCCTGCTCCTTTTCTGTGCTTTAGAGGTGATACTCGAAGTGCTTACTCTCAGCACCTTCTCCAG CATGGATTCTTTTTGA
- the TMEM216 gene encoding transmembrane protein 216 isoform X2 — translation MGLRTRGSPLGPRLAHRPEAGSAGWGWVPAAWPPTALGPPPAGRRLSSVSLEILFFLNGWYSATYFLLELFTFLYKGLLLPYPTANLILDLVMLFLYLGIEITRIFFGTKGNLCQRMMPLGISLALTFPSAMMASYYLLLQTYVLRLEAVMGTILLLFCALEVILEVLTLSTFSSMDSF, via the exons ATGGGGCTCCGCACTCGGGGATCCCCGCTCGGGCCTCGGTTGGCCCATAGGCCTGAGGCGGGGAgcgcggggtgggggtgggttcCCGCGGCCTGGCCGCCCACCGCCCTGGGGCCTCCCCCTGCAGGCCGCCGGCTGTCGTCCGTCTCTCTGGAGATCCTCTTCTTTCTCAATGGCTGGTACAGCGCCACCTACTTCCTGCTGGAGCTTTTCACGTTCTTGTACAAAG GGCTCCTGTTACCCTACCCAACAGCCAACCTCATTCTTGACCTGGTGATGCTGTTCCTGTACCTTGGAATCGAAATCACCCGCATTTTCTTCG GTACAAAAGGAAACCTCTGTCAAAGGATGATGCCCCTTGGGATCAGCTTGGCCTTGACCTTCCCGTCAGCCATgatggcttcctattacctcctgCTGCAGACTTATGTGCTTCGCCTTGAAGCTGTGATGGGCACCATCCTGCTCCTTTTCTGTGCTTTAGAGGTGATACTCGAAGTGCTTACTCTCAGCACCTTCTCCAG CATGGATTCTTTTTGA
- the TMEM216 gene encoding transmembrane protein 216 isoform X3, protein MGLRTRGSPLGPRLAHRPEAGSAGWGWVPAAWPPTALGPPPAGRRLSSVSLEILFFLNGWYSATYFLLELFTFLYKGLLLPYPTANLILDLVMLFLYLGIEITRIFFGTKGNLCQRMMPLGISLALTFPSAMMASYYLLLQTYVLRLEAVMGTILLLFCALEVILEVLTLSTFSRGLLC, encoded by the exons ATGGGGCTCCGCACTCGGGGATCCCCGCTCGGGCCTCGGTTGGCCCATAGGCCTGAGGCGGGGAgcgcggggtgggggtgggttcCCGCGGCCTGGCCGCCCACCGCCCTGGGGCCTCCCCCTGCAGGCCGCCGGCTGTCGTCCGTCTCTCTGGAGATCCTCTTCTTTCTCAATGGCTGGTACAGCGCCACCTACTTCCTGCTGGAGCTTTTCACGTTCTTGTACAAAG GGCTCCTGTTACCCTACCCAACAGCCAACCTCATTCTTGACCTGGTGATGCTGTTCCTGTACCTTGGAATCGAAATCACCCGCATTTTCTTCG GTACAAAAGGAAACCTCTGTCAAAGGATGATGCCCCTTGGGATCAGCTTGGCCTTGACCTTCCCGTCAGCCATgatggcttcctattacctcctgCTGCAGACTTATGTGCTTCGCCTTGAAGCTGTGATGGGCACCATCCTGCTCCTTTTCTGTGCTTTAGAGGTGATACTCGAAGTGCTTACTCTCAGCACCTTCTCCAG AGGCCTATTGTGCTGA